The Campylobacter concisus sequence AAGCTACTTAGTGTTTTAAAATGCGATGAGAAATTTATCATAAGTGTACCTGACGGCGAAGAGTATAAAAATTTAAAGACGTTAGAGCAAATTTTAGAGCAGCTTTTTGTGAGTAAATTTGATCGCTCATCTACGCTAATCGCCTTTGGCGGTGGCGTCATAAGTGATATGACTGGCTTTGCGGCGAGCATCTATGAAAGGGGGATAAATTTCATAAATATCCCAACCACACTTCTAGCGCAAGTTGATGCAAGTGTGGGCGGAAAAACGGGTGTGAATAACAAATTTGGCAAAAATTTAATAGGCTCATTTTGTCAGCCAAAGGCGGTTTTTTGTGAGATAAATTTCTTAAAGACATTGCCAAAGAGAGAATTTGCAGCTGGTGTGGCTGAGGCTTTAAAAATGGCGATAACTTTTGACAAAGAGATGTTTGATTGGCTAAAGAGTGTAAAATTAGATGATGAAAATTTAGCCAAGCTAGTTGAGAAGTCGATAATTTTAAAAGCAAAAGTGGTTGAACAAGATGAGAAGGAAAAGGGGCTAAGAGCCATCCTAAACTACGGCCACACCTTTGCTCACGTTATAGAAAATGAGACAAATTATAAAGAATTTTTACACGGCGAAGCAGTAGCAATAGGTATGAATATGGCAAATCGCTTAAGCGTAAAACTAGGGCTCATGAGCGAGGCAGAAGCAGAGGATATCAAACAGGTTTTAGTGAAATTTGGCCTTCCAGTAAACTACAAAATAGAAAATGAATATGCATTTTACGAGGCATTTTTTATGGATAAAAAGACAAAAGATGATAAGATAAATTTTATCATTGCAGATAAAATCGGCAGTGCGATCATAAAAAATGACGTCAAAAAAGAAGACGTTTTAAAAATTTTAAGAGAATTTAAATGAAAAAGATCCTAGTTTTAATACTTTTTTGCTTTGCCCTTTACGCTGAGGAGAACATTACTCTTGAGCAAAATGGCTCACAAAATTTACAAAATAATGAGCTTGTAAAAGATATTTCAAATCTAGATAACTCCTTAAAAAACAATATCTGGATCACAAGATATGCTAACTATAACACTTATCAAAGGCTTATTGATGAGCTTGAAAAAAATGAAAATGAACTAAAGAAACTGGACAAAAGCTCAAGAAGAGGCAGCGATATCATAAAAAGAATCCAAACTCTAAAAGAGCAGATAAATTTACTAAAAGAGTATGAAAAAACGCCATTTTCAAATATGCTAGCAGCTCCTGAAATGGATACTCCACCAAGGATAACAAGTCCCGTTGCACTTATATCTGGCTTTTCGTATATCAAGAAGATAAAGAGCGATAAGATCGAGTATCAAAGGCATATAAAAGAGCTTGATACGCTTTTGGAAAAGCTTGAAACAAAAGAAAATTTGCTAAATAGACTAAATTTGATAGAAGAAAATGAGCAAAATAGAGAAAGCCTAAACTTAGTAAAACAAGAAATAGGCGACTTTAAAGCGGCAAAACAGATCGCTGATACAACTTATAATGTCTATGAAAAAAGAGCTGATGAGGCTATAAATTTAACAACCTCTGATATAAAAGCTCAGTTTTTAAGTATGGGCTATACAGCTATCATCATTCTTTTGACGATCGGGCTAACATTTATCGCTAAATTTATCGTTAAAAGAACAATTACCGATAATGAGAGATTTTACACGGTCAATAAATTTTTAAACGTTTTAAATATCACCGTTATCATCATAATCTTACTCTTTTCGTATATCGAAAATGTCACATATCTAGTAACCGTGCTAGGTTTTGCTTCAGCTGGTATTGCCATTGCGATGAAAGATATGTTTATGAGTATGCTTGGCTGGATGGTGATCATGTTTGGCGGCTCTATACATGTGGGTGACAGGATAAGGGTGCTTCATGATGGTAGTGAATTTGTAGGCGATGTGATCGATATCTCTTTGCTTAGGCTGACCGTTTTTGAGGATGTTAGCTACTCGACTTATAAGACAAACCGCCGTGCAGGTAGAATTATCTTTGTGCCAAATAACTATATCTTTACCGATCTCATTGCAAACTATGCTCATTATGGTATGAAGACTGTTTGGGATGGTATAGATATCGTTATAAGCTTTGATAGCAATCATAAAAAAGCTGTGTATCTAGCAAGAAATGTCGTTAAAAAATACTCAAAAGGCTACACTGATATCGCAAAACGTCAAATGAATAAACTAAGAAGTCAATACAGCATCAAAAATCCAAACGTCGAGCCAAGGATTTATACATTTTTTGAGCCTTATGGTATAAATGTCTCATGCTGGTATATGGCAAATTCTTATGCGACTTTGGCTCTTAGAAGTACTATTAGTGCAGAGATAATAGAAGCATTTTTAGCTCAAGATGATATAAAGATCGCTTATCCAACACAAACTATGTTTATAGGCAAAAAAGAAAATCCAAGCGATCACACCGCTCACAGCGAGCAAGAGAGCGAAAATTCTTAATGCAAAAGATATTTTTTAAAACATTTGGGTGTCGCACAAATATCTATGATACCGAGCTTTTAAAAAGCTACATCAAGGACTACGAGATCACAAACGACGAAGAGAGTGCTGATATTGTGGTCATAAACTCGTGCACTGTTACAAATTCTGCTGATAGTGGTGTCAGAAACTACATAAACGGCATAAAAAGGCGTGGGGCGAAGGTGGTGCTGACTGGATGTGGTGCGGTTAGCAAGGGTAAGGAGCTATTTAATAGCGGTATATTTGGCGTGCTTGGAGCTAGTAAAAAGAGTGATCTAAATGAGCTTTTAAAGCAAGAAAAGCCATTTTTTGAGCTTGGAAATTTAAACTCAGTCGATAAAAATATAGTTACAAATTACGAAAATCACACAAAGGCTTTTATAAAAATTCAGGAAGGTTGCAACTTTAACTGCAGCTACTGCATCATCCCTTCAGTGCGTGGCAAGGCTAGAAGCATGGATGAGGCTATGATTTTAAAAGAAGCTAGAATTTTAGCTCAAAACGGATATAATGAGTTTGTTCTAACTGGTACGAATATAGGCAGTTACGGCAAAGATACAAATAGCTCTCTTGGTAAGCTTTTAGCAAACTTGGGTAAAATTTCTGGCATAAGGCGCATTAGACTTGGAAGCATTGAGCCAAGCCAGATAGATGAGAGCTTTAGAGAAATTTTAAAAGAAGAGTGGCTGGAGCGTCATTTGCACATCGCACTTCAGCACACGAGTCAGGCTATGCTAAAGATCATGCGAAGACGAAATAACGCATTTAGTGATTTGGAACTTTTTAATGAGCTTAGCTCACTTGGCTTTGCCCTTGGCACGGACTACATCGTGGGTCATCCTGGTGAGAGTGAGGAGATATGGACAGAGGCTGTGGAAAATTTTAAGAAATTTCCTATCACACATCTGCACGCTTTTGTCTATTCGCCAAGGCGTGATACGCACTCAGCTATACTAAAAAGCGATGTTAGCGGTGATGTGGCAAAAAGTAGGCTAAAAATTTTACAAGGCATTGCTTTGCAAAATAATGAAAATTTTAGAAAAAAGCATAACGGAGCTTTAAAAATTTTAGTCGAGCAAAAAAATGGTGAGTTTTACGAGGGCTTTGATCAGTTTTACAACAAAGCTAAAATTTTAAGCCAAAAAGACATAACAAAAGAGTGGGTGGAGGTAAGCGAATATGAAGTTAAGCCAGATGCCAATTATACAAAAATTTAAATTTAATAAGAAAAATATCCTAATAATCGCAGCTATCGCATTAATCAGCGTGCTGTTATTTGCCGTTAGTAAAGAACCACGAAATATCACATATTCGCAATATATGCAGCTAATGGATGGAAATTTTATAGACCGCGCTGTAATCGATGACGATGAAGTCGTGCTTTATGCACAAAACAATCGTTTTTCTATTATAAAAGATGGCATCGATCTAAAAGAGCTTATTAAAAAAGTGCCTGTTGAAAAGACTAAGCAATACATCACTCCTGGCATGATCTGGGGATTTGTCATCTTTGTCTGCTTTGTGCTTTGGTACGCTTATATCTTTAGAAGTATCAGAAAAAAAGAGGAGAGCTTGCTTAGCAAAAAAGATGGCGCATTTGAGATAGAAAGCGTGCTAAATCAAAACACTATGCCAGTTATCTCAAATGTGAGATTTAGCGATGTGGCAGGCATTAGTGAGGTTAAAAGCGAGCTTAGCGAGATAGTTGATTTTCTAAAAAATCCACAAAAATATAGAAATTTTGGTATCAAAATGCCAAAAGGCGTGCTAATGATCGGCCCTCCAGGCGTTGGTAAGACGCTTGTGGCAAAGGCAGTTGCTGGTGAGGCAAATGTGCCATTTTTTTACCAAAATGGTGCTAGTTTTGTGCAAATTTATGTTGGCATGGGTGCAAAAAGAGTAAGAGAGCTTTTTAGCAAAGCTAAGTCTTATGCTCCGTCTATTATCTTTATCGATGAGATAGATGCTGTTGGAAAGAGCAGGGGTGGTACTAGAAACGACGAGCGAGAAGCCACTCTAAATCAGCTACTAACCGAGATGGATGGCTTTGAGGACAACTCTGGCGTCATCGTAATAGCTGCTACAAATAGGATCGAAATGATCGACGAGGCACTACTTAGATCGGGTCGTTTTGATAGGAGAATTTTTCTTTCGATGCCTGATTTTAACGATAGAGTGGCTATTTTAAATACTTATTTAAAAGATAAAAAATGTGACGTTTCAGCTGAAGATATTGCTAGAATGAGCGTTGGCTTTTCAGGTGCAGCACTTAGCACACTTGTAAATGAAGCTGCGATAAATGCTCTAAGAAATAATGAGAGCGTACTAAAAATAAGAGACTTTGAAGCTGTTTTAAATAAGGTCTTGCTCGGCAAGAAAAAGGTTTTAAGCTACAGCGAGAGCGAGAAAAAAATCCAAGCCGTCTATCAAGGTGCAAAGGCACTTAGTGCTTACTGGTTTGATGTGAAATTTGAAAAAATTTCACTCATTGAAGACCGCTTTATGGCAACCGAGCAAGAGATAGAGTCAAAGTCGCAGATGATATCTCGCATTAAAGTATTAATCTCTGGCATGTGTAAGCTTGAAATAGACGAAAATGATATTTTTTCAAACTCGAGCAATGATCTAAATTTAGCCAAAGAGATCGCATCAAAGATGGTTTATGAGTACGGTATGGGTAGCTCTTTTGTGCCAAATCCAAACGACGTCGAAGAGATCTTAAAACAGGCAAAAGAAGAGATTATGTCCTTTTTGAAAGGCACAAACGAGCAGATCGCAAAGATCAGCTCATATCTGCTGGCCTACGAGAGCGTAGATAAAGAAACACTGGCAAAAATTTTAAACGAAAACTATTAAAGGAGAAAAAGTGAAAGCAAAAATAGGCATACTAACACTCTCAGACCGCGCAAGCGAGGGCACATACGAAGACAAGTCGGGTCCTGCGATCAAAGAGGTGCTTGATAGCTGGATCGTGAGCGAGAGAGAGTACTTTTACGAGGTGATCCCAGATGAGTTTGAGTTGATAAAAGAGAGGCTCGTGCACATGGTAGACGTGCTTGGTTGCGACCTTGTACTAACGACTGGCGGCACTGGGCCAGCAGTGAGAGACGTTACGCCAGAGGCTACTGAGGCAGTTTGCGAGAAGATGATGCCAGGCTTTGGCGAGCTAATGAGAGCTGCAAGCTTGCAATACGTCCCAACAGCGATCCTATCGCGCCAAACAGCAGGTATTAGAGGCCATGCGCTCATTATAAATTTACCAGGACAGCCAAAAGCGATAAAAGAGTGCTTGGAGCCGGTATTTCCAGCGGTGCCATACTGCATTGACTTGATTGAGGGAGCATTTATTGAGACTGATGAAAATGTGATGGAAGTCTTTCGTCCAAAACAAAAGAAAATTTCTTAAATCAGTTTAATTTTAAAGCCACTGCTTTTATGAATAGGCAGTGGCTTTTATTAAAATTTAGTTTTTTATGTGGTAGTTGATTTTAAGCTAGAGATTGGGCTTTATGTAGGTTATATCTCTGATGTTTAGCTGTGTTTGTTGTTTACTTCTTGATGCTTTTATGCTCTTACTATATGTGTTGCCAGACCTTAGCGCTACTTATACTCGATATAAATTGGTTATATCACTAGAAAAATTAGTAAAATTTTATGTATTATTTTATATAAAAATTTAAGCACTATAAGCTAAATTTGCTCGTTTTTACTCTCTGCTATCTTTTTTATAAGCTGCTCTATATCGCCGTTCATTACTAGGCTCATAAAACAAACGCCACTTGCTCCAGCTTTTATAGTCTCTTTGTAGTTTTTACTATTTAGTCCGCCAAGTGCGTAAATTTCTTTATCAAGACTTTTTAGCTCGTTTATAAAATTTACCCCTTTTGGTTCTAAGCCTTCCTTGCAAGAGGTGATAAATATATGAGAAGCTACGAGCACGTCAGCGATAGAGGCTGAAATTTTAGCCTGCTCTAGGTCGTGAGCTGGGGCGTAAATTTTTGCTGTTTTTCTAAATTCATCTAAAAAAACGCTGTGATTTTTAAAAAAATCAAGCTGCGCCGAAGTGAGCCAAAAGTCACTTTTTAGCTTGCAAGCTATGTCAAAAAACTGATTAATGATAAATTTCTTGCGGTGGTTTTCACAAATTTGAGCCACAACCCTGGCAAGATCGTAAAAATCAGCTTCACCAAGCCCCTTTGCACGAAGTAAAATTTCATCCACGCCAGCCTTGCAAAGTAGCTGTATCCTCTTTAAAAAGTCATCGCCCTCATAGCTTTCAAAATTAGCCACGCAGAGAATTTTAAACATAGACATACTCGCTCATCAAAGGCTCTAAACCGTTTGCTTTTATCATAGCTTTGATCTCGTCCACGCTTCTGTCGTCGCTTATCTCAAACTGCTCGTCGCCCTTTTTCTCTTCGCCGTGAGCGCCAATGCTTACTTTTACGCCAGCGCTTATCTTATTTGCGGCGATCTTTATGGCGTTGTCGCGAAATTTCGCCTTTTCTCTAGTTGAGATAGTTATGATGGCTGTTGGCATGAAAATTCTATAAGCGCAGATCACTTGCAAAAGCTCGCACTCGCCCACGTCACGTGGATTGATGCGGTCGTTGTTTATGATAGGGCGAAGCCTTGGGCATGAAAATGCGATCTCAGCGTGCGGATACTTTTTTTGAATGAGGCTTGCATGAAGTGCGGTCGCAAAGGCGTCAAGCCTAAAGTCATCTATGCCAAGAAGTGCTGCAAAACCGACCCCTCTCATACCTCCAAGAAGCGCTCGCTCTTGCGCATTTATGCGGTATGGGAAAATTCTTTTATTGCCGCCAAGGTGGATTTTCTCGTATTTTGTGGGATTATAGGTCTCTTGAAAGACGGTCACGTAGTCCACACCGCTTTTATGAAGCAGAGCGTAGCCGTCTGAATTTAGCGGGTAAATTTCAACCCCAACGACTTTAAAAAATTTCTTTGCCAAAGCGCAGGCATTTGCGATATAAGCGACACTTGAGTTGGTCTCGCTCTCGCCAGTTAGTATTAAAATTTCCTCTAAGCCGCTTTTTGAAATTTCTTTTAGCTCCCTTGTGATCTCTTCATCACTTAGTTTTGCCCTTTTTATTTTATTGTTGGCGTTAAATCCGCAGTAAACGCAGAGATTGTCGCAGTAGTTTGCTATGTAAAGTGGGGTAAAAAGTGTGATATTTGAGCCAAAATTTGCTCTTGTTTTTGCCTGAGCGAGCTGGGCGATCGGCTCTAAAAATGGCGCTGCAGCAGGCGAGAGTAGGGCTTTTAGGTTTTCAAGCGAGCAGTGTTTTGCATTAAGAGCTGCTTTTACGTCAGCTTCGCTGTAAATTTCTGGTTTGTAGCAAGCTCGCTCTTTTAAAATCTTATCCATAATGTCGCTACCAACGTCCTGCATGTGTGGCAGCAGTTTCATGTGATCGGTTCTAGTAAATTTCATCAGTCTAAAAATCCAGTGAGCGGCGATGAGGCGTTTGCGCTTTTGCTCTTTGCACCAAGGCCTGCTAGATAGGCGTTGCGACCAGCGATGATCGCCTCTTTGAAGGCTCTTGCCATGAGCGGGATATTTTTTGATGAGGCGATGGCAGTGTTTGCCATGATCGCAGCCGCTCCCATCTCCATAGCTTCGCACGCTTGCGAAGGCCTGCCAATGCCTGCATCTACGATGATCTGCGTATCAAGCTCGTTTATCAAAATCTCAATGATATCTTTAAAAACTAGCCCTTGGTTTGAGCCGATGGGCGCAGCTAAAGGCATTATGCAGCTTGCTCCTGCACTCAGCATCGCTCTTGCGGCATTTAGATCAGGAAACATATAAGGCATCGGCACAAAGCCGTCATTTGCCAAAGCTTCGCATGCTTTTATCGTCTCAGCGTTGTCTGGAAAGAGAAATTTAGAGTCAGTGATGATCTCAATCTTCACAAGTTCACCACATCCAAGCTCCCGTGCTAGCTGGGCGATGCGAACGGCCTCTTTGGCGTTTCTAGCGCCACTTGTGTTTGGTAAAAGCGTGACGCCCTTTGGGATAAAGTCAAGTATATTTCGCTCTTTACTCTCGTTTATGCGTCTAAGAGCAAGGGTTAAAATTTCTGCCCCAGCCTCGTTTACAGCGGAGTCTATAAGCTCGTGCGAGTACTTGCCAGAGCCAAGGATAAAGCGGCTTTTAAACTCCTTGCCGCCAAGGATCAAACTATCATTTTGCACTTACGCCTCCAAGCCCATAAGTAGTCTAATGGCTAAATTTGCTTGGTGGTTTGCGCAGATTGCAACGCGTGGTGCCATGAGCCCTTGACCGATCTTCGCCTCATTTGTGAGGTCACCGCACAGATAGACATTTTTGGCAAATTTTATGGTTTTTATGAGATTTGAGCTAAAGTGTCCAGCCATGCCAGAAGCGCCGATGATTTTTTTATCTTTTAGGCTAGCTCCTGCTTCGTTTAGTATCATCGCCTTGCCAGCGACGTTATCAAAGGCTTCGCACAAAATTTTACACTCGCCAAAGATGTTTGCCACGTTTTTTTCATCCAAAAATATATCGTGAGTCTCGACCTCGACAAAGGGATTTACGTCATTTATCAGCTCTTTTAGCGCTTGCGTCTTTTGCATGCCGATGTGGCGGACGAAATACTGCTGGCGGTTTAGATTGCTTGGCTCAACGACGTCAAAGTCGGCAAGCACTAGCTTTTTTACGCCAACTCTAGCTAGGCTTAGCGCGATATTTGAGCCAAGGCCGCCAAGTCCAGCCACGCCGATCACCGCTTTACTTAGGGCTAAATTTAGCTCAGGGCTGTTTCGTGAGGCGATCATCGAGCGTAAAATTTCACGCTCAGGCATCACGCCACGCCTTATAAAGACAACATTTGAGCCATCTTTTAGCTCGCTATCTTCTTTTATAGCAAAGCCATCAACGATAAAAATGTCTGGCTTTGTCGCGTTAAATTTCTCTAAAAATTTATAAATTTCACTCTCTTTATCGCCAAGCGCAAGCTCTTTTAGCTCGCCAAGGCTTTTTGCTGGCACTTTAAATTTTGTGCCATTTAAAACTACCTCTATCATTTTCTCCTCATCCACCGCCAACTAAAGTGACGATCTCATAAGCTTTGCCCTCGCTCATGAAGCGCTCACGCCAAAGCTTTTTTGGCAAAATTTCTCCGTCTCGCTCAAGGGCTATAAATTTAAGCTCATAGCCATTTTGAGCTAAAAAATCATAAACATTTATATCGTTTTCAAGCTCGAAGTTTTTGCCATTTACTCTAAATTTGATCATTAAATTTTGTAGCTTTTTACAAAATTTGCGATCCTCTCGATCGCTTTTTTTATGCTCTCGATGTCTGTCGCAAAAGAAATTCTAAAATATCCATCCATACCAAAGCCCACACCTGGCACGGTGGCTACATTTGCCTCTTCAAGCATCTTTTTGCAAAATCTAAGTGAGTCGCCGTCTACGTCTTTGCATTTTACAAATAGATAAAACGCGCCATCAGGCTTAACTACGCTTAGCCCAGGGATAGCATTTATCATCTCAACTGCCACATCGCGTCTTTTTTCATACTCTTTTCTCATGTTTTCGATATCTTCATCTGTTTCGCCAAGAAGCGACGGGATAGCGCCGATTTGCACGATCGAGCTGATGTTACTTGTGCTTTGGCTTTGAAGCTTTTTGATGCCAGCGATGAGCCAGTCCATCGAGCTTGCTATGTAGCCAAATCTCCAGCCAGGCATCGCTCCACACTTGCTTAGGCCGTTTATCGTGACCGTTCTTTTAAAAAGATCCTCGCTTACCGAGGCTACTGCGTGAAATTTCTTGCCATAGATCACTTTTTCATAAATTTCATCGCTTGTGATGATGATATCACTGCCCTTTAAAACCTCTCCAAATGCCGCGATCTCATCTTTTGTATATACAGCTCCAGTTGGGTTTGTCGGGTGATTTAGTGAAAAGACTTTTGTTTTTGGCGTGATCGCTTTTTTTAGCTGCTCGGCTGTGACTTTGAAATTTGTGCTCTCGTCCGCCTCTATAAATACAGGCACACCGCCACAAAATTTAACGATCTCAGGATAACTCACCCAGTATGGAGAAGGGATGATGACCTCATCGCCTGGGTTGATAAGCGCTTGAAATACATTAAAAAGTGAGTGCTTTGCGCCGATATTTGTGACGATTTGATTTGCTTTATAGTCAAGCCCATTATCTCTTTTTAGCTTTGCTCTAATGGCATCAATGACCTCAGGTAGGCCTGGCACTGGCGTGTATTTGCCGCTTTTGCTATCGTTATCAAGTGCGTTTTTTACAGTTTCTCTTATCTTTTTTGGAGTCATAAAGTCAGGCTCACCAGCTGAAAGCGAGATCACGTCGATGCCAGCAGCCTTCATTTCTTTGGCCTTTGTGCTGATCGCGATTGTGATTGATTCGCTCAATGTTTGCATTCTGTTTGCTAGTTGCATTTTCGTCCTTTTTAGTTGATTGTCTTTAAGTAGCTATTATCATTTAAAAATAGATAAAGTTCGCCCAAAATTTGCTTCTTTTGTGTTTCGTTTATCAGAGTTGATTTCTCTAAGCGCTCATTTAGAGTGTCTTGGATCTCATAGATATCGTAGTCCATGTCCTCCATGATATCAAGGATCGACTGGCTCTCTAGTAAATTTGTAATCTTGTAGCCATCACTTGTTATCTCAATCGTAGCTTCTGTTGGATGAGTAAAGAGGTTATGCTTCATGCCGATCACCTCTTGATATGCGCCAACTAGGAAAAATCCCAAGAAATAATCCTCCTTCTCCACATCCACGTCGTGCAAAAGCAGTGGGTTTTTCTCATCGTCATAGCTGATCTCGCCGTCGCTATCGCAGGTGATGTCCCAGATCGAAGCTGGCAAAGTAGGGCGTTCATCAAGCCTATCAAGTGGCATGATAGGGAAATTTTGCTTTAGCCCCCAAAAGTCAGGCAAGCTTTGAAAGATTGAAAAATTTAGTAGGTATCTCTCTTGGACCTCTTTTTGAATTTTGGCCAGATCGCTTGAGTTGCTCTTGTTGCCAAGCATCACGACAGCCTTTTTACTAATTAGCCTTAAAAGCACCTCTGCGTTTGATCTATCTTGAAGATCGACATAGCCTAGATCAAAGAGTGTTAAAACGCTTTCTGTGTGATGGATGGCGTCGTGCAGGTATTCTAGGGCGTTTGAAGGTTTGATTGATTTATAAAGATCGACTAGCTCGGTTATTAAATTTGGATTGTTTTTCTTTAAATTTAGCTTCTCTTCGGTGTATTCTTGAGAAAATAGCTCAAGCACAGGAGCGACCAAAAGTGCGTGAGAAGCGGCGATGTAGCGACCCGACTCTATGAAAATATCTGGCTCGATCTCCTTTTTTTGCTCACTTATGGTTTTAAGCATATAAACAACGTCGTTTGCATATTCGTTTAGTGTGTAGTTTCTGCTGCTTTCTTCTTTAAACTGCGAGTATTCTATCGCAAGACCACCACCTAAATTTATAGCTTTTAAATTTGAGGCACCCATTTTTCTAAGCTCAGCGTAGATGTTACCAGCTTCAATGAGTGCCTTTTTGAGCGGATGGATCTCGCTTATTTGAGAGCCGATGTGAAAGTGTATCATTGTGAAGTTTTCAAGTAAATTTGCCTTTTTTAGCATCTTTACAGCTTCTATCAGCTCGGTTGATGTTAGGCCAAATTTAGAGTGTATGCCACCACTTTTAGCCCAAAGCCCCGATCCTGTCGAGTGTAGTCTTACTCTAAGTCCGATCTTTGGTTTTGGTTTAAAGCGCTCTTTTGCGATGGCGATTATCGCTTCAAGCTCGTTTAAGCCTTCAATCGTTAGTGTGATGTTGTGCCCCATTTCAGCGGCGATAAAGCCTATATTTATCATCTCTTTATCTTTAAAACCATTTACGGTTATGGGAGCTTTTTCGTTATTGTAAGCCATAGTTAAAAGTAACTCAGCCTTACTGCCAGCTTCAAGGCCGTAGTTGTAGGGTTTGCCAAGGCGGACTAAATTTTTTACAAAGC is a genomic window containing:
- the thiF gene encoding sulfur carrier protein ThiS adenylyltransferase ThiF; this translates as MIEVVLNGTKFKVPAKSLGELKELALGDKESEIYKFLEKFNATKPDIFIVDGFAIKEDSELKDGSNVVFIRRGVMPEREILRSMIASRNSPELNLALSKAVIGVAGLGGLGSNIALSLARVGVKKLVLADFDVVEPSNLNRQQYFVRHIGMQKTQALKELINDVNPFVEVETHDIFLDEKNVANIFGECKILCEAFDNVAGKAMILNEAGASLKDKKIIGASGMAGHFSSNLIKTIKFAKNVYLCGDLTNEAKIGQGLMAPRVAICANHQANLAIRLLMGLEA
- the thiS gene encoding sulfur carrier protein ThiS, with the translated sequence MIKFRVNGKNFELENDINVYDFLAQNGYELKFIALERDGEILPKKLWRERFMSEGKAYEIVTLVGGG
- a CDS encoding pyridoxal phosphate-dependent aminotransferase, coding for MQLANRMQTLSESITIAISTKAKEMKAAGIDVISLSAGEPDFMTPKKIRETVKNALDNDSKSGKYTPVPGLPEVIDAIRAKLKRDNGLDYKANQIVTNIGAKHSLFNVFQALINPGDEVIIPSPYWVSYPEIVKFCGGVPVFIEADESTNFKVTAEQLKKAITPKTKVFSLNHPTNPTGAVYTKDEIAAFGEVLKGSDIIITSDEIYEKVIYGKKFHAVASVSEDLFKRTVTINGLSKCGAMPGWRFGYIASSMDWLIAGIKKLQSQSTSNISSIVQIGAIPSLLGETDEDIENMRKEYEKRRDVAVEMINAIPGLSVVKPDGAFYLFVKCKDVDGDSLRFCKKMLEEANVATVPGVGFGMDGYFRISFATDIESIKKAIERIANFVKSYKI
- the speA gene encoding biosynthetic arginine decarboxylase; protein product: MNDFGLSIWGNSNFVIEDGKVCINAASKPAIIDIVKEIRDDGYRGPLLLRFPHLIQKQIEQIHASFAKAKKEFAYKGSFNAVFPLKVNQYPGFVKNLVRLGKPYNYGLEAGSKAELLLTMAYNNEKAPITVNGFKDKEMINIGFIAAEMGHNITLTIEGLNELEAIIAIAKERFKPKPKIGLRVRLHSTGSGLWAKSGGIHSKFGLTSTELIEAVKMLKKANLLENFTMIHFHIGSQISEIHPLKKALIEAGNIYAELRKMGASNLKAINLGGGLAIEYSQFKEESSRNYTLNEYANDVVYMLKTISEQKKEIEPDIFIESGRYIAASHALLVAPVLELFSQEYTEEKLNLKKNNPNLITELVDLYKSIKPSNALEYLHDAIHHTESVLTLFDLGYVDLQDRSNAEVLLRLISKKAVVMLGNKSNSSDLAKIQKEVQERYLLNFSIFQSLPDFWGLKQNFPIMPLDRLDERPTLPASIWDITCDSDGEISYDDEKNPLLLHDVDVEKEDYFLGFFLVGAYQEVIGMKHNLFTHPTEATIEITSDGYKITNLLESQSILDIMEDMDYDIYEIQDTLNERLEKSTLINETQKKQILGELYLFLNDNSYLKTIN